From a region of the Gordonia sp. PP30 genome:
- the yajC gene encoding preprotein translocase subunit YajC, translating to MDRLFLPLMLALLVAFMFISFRNNKKRQAAQAELKAQAVPGARVQLSCGLYGTVAADHGGETVEIEIAPGVVTTWNRLAIRDVLTEHADDADTDTADEQETIDDEFTEIATHDAENDDAPPSGDDATAKDK from the coding sequence ATGGATCGACTCTTTCTGCCCCTCATGCTCGCGCTGCTGGTGGCCTTCATGTTCATCAGCTTCCGGAACAACAAGAAGCGCCAGGCCGCGCAGGCCGAACTCAAGGCGCAGGCGGTGCCCGGCGCTCGCGTGCAGCTGAGCTGCGGTCTGTACGGCACCGTGGCCGCCGATCACGGCGGGGAGACCGTCGAGATCGAGATCGCCCCGGGTGTCGTGACCACCTGGAACCGGCTCGCGATCCGCGACGTCCTCACCGAACACGCCGACGATGCCGACACGGATACCGCGGATGAGCAGGAGACCATCGACGACGAGTTCACCGAGATCGCAACTCACGACGCCGAGAACGACGACGCGCCGCCGTCGGGCGACGACGCCACCGCGAAGGACAAGTAG